A window from Temnothorax longispinosus isolate EJ_2023e chromosome 1, Tlon_JGU_v1, whole genome shotgun sequence encodes these proteins:
- the LOC139815752 gene encoding b(0,+)-type amino acid transporter 1 isoform X2 yields MHVAPLKRATVGHAGHDPQTSNGGQVQLQQQQLQSGGWLGGGAGDTVGGLVCRSGKSVNGSSNGKPSLHHPQQQRRQQQQQQQQQGQSGGVGDDEDGGGGSGGLEGTDAEANDPVHLKRRVGLVSGVALIVGTMIGSGIFVSPSGLLLRTGSVGLSFLVWTSCGLLSLCGALAYAELGTMNTSSGAEYAYFMDAFGAPPAFLFSWVSTLVLKPSQMAIICLSFAQYTVEAFTVDCEPPDQVVKIVALLAIVLILLINCYSVNLATGVQNAFTAAKLMAILVVIAGGSYKLIQGNTQHLQTAFDTIDGSTINIGRLATAFYTGLWAYDGWNNLNYVTEEIKNPSKNLPRSIMIGIPLVTLCYALINVSYLAVMSPSEMIESEAVAVTFGNRILGVMAWLMPLSVAISTFGSANGTLFAAGRLCFAASRQGHLLDCLSYVHVRRFTPAPGLIFHSLVAGAMVLSGNIDSLIDFFSFTAWIFYGGAMLALLVMRRTRPNHPRPYKCPLVIPVLVLVISAYLIVAPIIDKPQIEYLYAAGFIGAGMLVYLPFVKFGYVPKFMEGVNAFLQMLLEVAPTAAAFD; encoded by the exons CTACCGTGGGACATGCCGGACATGATCCGCAAACGAGCAACGGCGGTCAGGTACAACTGCAGCAACAGCAACTACAATCGGGGGGCTGGCTGGGAGGTGGTGCCGGCGACACTGTCGGCGGGCTGGTCTGCCGATCCGGAAAATCTGTCAACGGCAGCAGCAACGGCAAACCGTCGTTACACCATCCTCAACAACAGCGGCGccaacagcaacaacagcaacaacaacaaggCCAATCTGGGGGTGTGGGGGATGACGAAGACGGGGGTGGAGGGAGCGGAGGGCTGGAGGGGACGGACGCAGAGGCGAACGACCCTGTTCACCTCAAGAGACGGGTGGGACTCGTCAGTGGGGTGGCTCTAATCGTCGGCACGATGATCGGCTCCGGGATCTTCGTCTCGCCGTCGGGTCTGCTGTTGCGTACCGGCAGCGTCGGCCTCAGTTTCCTCGTGTGGACCTCGTGCGGTCTGCTGAGCCTCTGCGGCGCCCTCGCCTATGCCGAGCTGGGCACCATGAACACGAGCAGCGGCGCCGAGTACGCGTATTTCATGGACGCGTTCGGCGCCCCGCCTGCCTTCCTCTTCTCCTGGGTGTCCACCCTGGTGCTCAAGCCGTCGCAGATGGCGATCATCTGCCTGTCGTTCGCCCAGTACACCGTCGAGGCGTTCACCGTCGACTGCGAGCCGCCCGACCAGGTGGTCAAGATCGTCGCCCTGCTGGCGATCGTTCTGATACTCTTGATCAACTGCTACAGCGTCAATCTGGCCACCGGCGTGCAGAACGCCTTCACCGCCGCCAAACTGATGGCCATCCTCGTGGTGATAGCCGGCGGCTCGTACAAATTGATACAGGGTAACACGCAGCATCTGCAAACGGCGTTCGACACCATCGACGGTAGCACCATCAACATCGGCCGCCTCGCCACCGCCTTCTACACCGGGCTCTGGGCATACGACGGCTGGAATAATCTCAATTATGTGACCGAGGAGATCAAGAACCCTTCCAAGAATCTGCCCAGGTCTATCATGATCGGCATCCCGCTCGTCACGCTCTGCTACGCGCTCATCAACGTATCCTATCTGGCGGTCATGTCACCGTCAGAAATGATCGAGAGCGAGGCTGTGGCAGTG ACCTTCGGCAATCGAATACTGGGCGTGATGGCATGGCTGATGCCACTCTCCGTAGCGATCAGTACATTCGGGTCCGCTAACGGCACCCTGTTCGCCGCGGGTAGGCTCTGCTTCGCCGCGTCGCGACAGGGTCACCTGCTCGACTGCTTGAGCTACGTGCACGTGCGACGCTTCACTCCTGCCCCAGGCCTCATCTTCCATTCCCTCGTAGCAG GCGCGATGGTTCTCTCCGGTAACATTGACTCGCTGATCGACTTCTTCTCGTTCACCGCATGGATATTCTACGGCGGCGCGATGCTCGCCCTACTGGTGATGCGGAGGACCAGGCCCAACCATCCACGACCGTACAAATGCCCGCTAGTGATACCTGTGCTTGTGCTCGTCATCTCCGCGTATCTCATAGTGGCGCCGATTATCGACAAGCCCCAGATCGAGTACCTGTACGCGGCTGGGTTTATCGGTGCGGGCATGCTCGTCTACCTCCCCTTCGTAAAATTTGGATATGTGCCCAAATTCATGG AAGGTGTCAATGCCTTCCTGCAGATGTTACTAGAGGTGGCTCCAACGGCGGCCGCCTTCGACTGA
- the LOC139815752 gene encoding b(0,+)-type amino acid transporter 1 isoform X1: MRYGLVGLFVAPSSNYPGSAICSFATPATVGHAGHDPQTSNGGQVQLQQQQLQSGGWLGGGAGDTVGGLVCRSGKSVNGSSNGKPSLHHPQQQRRQQQQQQQQQGQSGGVGDDEDGGGGSGGLEGTDAEANDPVHLKRRVGLVSGVALIVGTMIGSGIFVSPSGLLLRTGSVGLSFLVWTSCGLLSLCGALAYAELGTMNTSSGAEYAYFMDAFGAPPAFLFSWVSTLVLKPSQMAIICLSFAQYTVEAFTVDCEPPDQVVKIVALLAIVLILLINCYSVNLATGVQNAFTAAKLMAILVVIAGGSYKLIQGNTQHLQTAFDTIDGSTINIGRLATAFYTGLWAYDGWNNLNYVTEEIKNPSKNLPRSIMIGIPLVTLCYALINVSYLAVMSPSEMIESEAVAVTFGNRILGVMAWLMPLSVAISTFGSANGTLFAAGRLCFAASRQGHLLDCLSYVHVRRFTPAPGLIFHSLVAGAMVLSGNIDSLIDFFSFTAWIFYGGAMLALLVMRRTRPNHPRPYKCPLVIPVLVLVISAYLIVAPIIDKPQIEYLYAAGFIGAGMLVYLPFVKFGYVPKFMEGVNAFLQMLLEVAPTAAAFD, translated from the exons ATGCGGTACGGGTTGGTCGGTCTCTTTGTCGCGCCCTCGAGTAATTATCCAGGCTCGGCGATCTGTTCGTTCGCGACACCCG CTACCGTGGGACATGCCGGACATGATCCGCAAACGAGCAACGGCGGTCAGGTACAACTGCAGCAACAGCAACTACAATCGGGGGGCTGGCTGGGAGGTGGTGCCGGCGACACTGTCGGCGGGCTGGTCTGCCGATCCGGAAAATCTGTCAACGGCAGCAGCAACGGCAAACCGTCGTTACACCATCCTCAACAACAGCGGCGccaacagcaacaacagcaacaacaacaaggCCAATCTGGGGGTGTGGGGGATGACGAAGACGGGGGTGGAGGGAGCGGAGGGCTGGAGGGGACGGACGCAGAGGCGAACGACCCTGTTCACCTCAAGAGACGGGTGGGACTCGTCAGTGGGGTGGCTCTAATCGTCGGCACGATGATCGGCTCCGGGATCTTCGTCTCGCCGTCGGGTCTGCTGTTGCGTACCGGCAGCGTCGGCCTCAGTTTCCTCGTGTGGACCTCGTGCGGTCTGCTGAGCCTCTGCGGCGCCCTCGCCTATGCCGAGCTGGGCACCATGAACACGAGCAGCGGCGCCGAGTACGCGTATTTCATGGACGCGTTCGGCGCCCCGCCTGCCTTCCTCTTCTCCTGGGTGTCCACCCTGGTGCTCAAGCCGTCGCAGATGGCGATCATCTGCCTGTCGTTCGCCCAGTACACCGTCGAGGCGTTCACCGTCGACTGCGAGCCGCCCGACCAGGTGGTCAAGATCGTCGCCCTGCTGGCGATCGTTCTGATACTCTTGATCAACTGCTACAGCGTCAATCTGGCCACCGGCGTGCAGAACGCCTTCACCGCCGCCAAACTGATGGCCATCCTCGTGGTGATAGCCGGCGGCTCGTACAAATTGATACAGGGTAACACGCAGCATCTGCAAACGGCGTTCGACACCATCGACGGTAGCACCATCAACATCGGCCGCCTCGCCACCGCCTTCTACACCGGGCTCTGGGCATACGACGGCTGGAATAATCTCAATTATGTGACCGAGGAGATCAAGAACCCTTCCAAGAATCTGCCCAGGTCTATCATGATCGGCATCCCGCTCGTCACGCTCTGCTACGCGCTCATCAACGTATCCTATCTGGCGGTCATGTCACCGTCAGAAATGATCGAGAGCGAGGCTGTGGCAGTG ACCTTCGGCAATCGAATACTGGGCGTGATGGCATGGCTGATGCCACTCTCCGTAGCGATCAGTACATTCGGGTCCGCTAACGGCACCCTGTTCGCCGCGGGTAGGCTCTGCTTCGCCGCGTCGCGACAGGGTCACCTGCTCGACTGCTTGAGCTACGTGCACGTGCGACGCTTCACTCCTGCCCCAGGCCTCATCTTCCATTCCCTCGTAGCAG GCGCGATGGTTCTCTCCGGTAACATTGACTCGCTGATCGACTTCTTCTCGTTCACCGCATGGATATTCTACGGCGGCGCGATGCTCGCCCTACTGGTGATGCGGAGGACCAGGCCCAACCATCCACGACCGTACAAATGCCCGCTAGTGATACCTGTGCTTGTGCTCGTCATCTCCGCGTATCTCATAGTGGCGCCGATTATCGACAAGCCCCAGATCGAGTACCTGTACGCGGCTGGGTTTATCGGTGCGGGCATGCTCGTCTACCTCCCCTTCGTAAAATTTGGATATGTGCCCAAATTCATGG AAGGTGTCAATGCCTTCCTGCAGATGTTACTAGAGGTGGCTCCAACGGCGGCCGCCTTCGACTGA
- the LOC139815752 gene encoding b(0,+)-type amino acid transporter 1 isoform X3, whose amino-acid sequence MRYGLVGLFVAPSSNYPGSAICSFATPATVGHAGHDPQTSNGGQVQLQQQQLQSGGWLGGGAGDTVGGLVCRSGKSVNGSSNGKPSLHHPQQQRRQQQQQQQQQGQSGGVGDDEDGGGGSGGLEGTDAEANDPVHLKRRVGLVSGVALIVGTMIGSGIFVSPSGLLLRTGSVGLSFLVWTSCGLLSLCGALAYAELGTMNTSSGAEYAYFMDAFGAPPAFLFSWVSTLVLKPSQMAIICLSFAQYTVEAFTVDCEPPDQVVKIVALLAIVLILLINCYSVNLATGVQNAFTAAKLMAILVVIAGGSYKLIQGNTQHLQTAFDTIDGSTINIGRLATAFYTGLWAYDGWNNLNYVTEEIKNPSKNLPRSIMIGIPLVTLCYALINVSYLAVMSPSEMIESEAVAVTFGNRILGVMAWLMPLSVAISTFGSANGTLFAAGRLCFAASRQGHLLDCLSYVHVRRFTPAPGLIFHSLVAAKLLISQARWFSPVTLTR is encoded by the exons ATGCGGTACGGGTTGGTCGGTCTCTTTGTCGCGCCCTCGAGTAATTATCCAGGCTCGGCGATCTGTTCGTTCGCGACACCCG CTACCGTGGGACATGCCGGACATGATCCGCAAACGAGCAACGGCGGTCAGGTACAACTGCAGCAACAGCAACTACAATCGGGGGGCTGGCTGGGAGGTGGTGCCGGCGACACTGTCGGCGGGCTGGTCTGCCGATCCGGAAAATCTGTCAACGGCAGCAGCAACGGCAAACCGTCGTTACACCATCCTCAACAACAGCGGCGccaacagcaacaacagcaacaacaacaaggCCAATCTGGGGGTGTGGGGGATGACGAAGACGGGGGTGGAGGGAGCGGAGGGCTGGAGGGGACGGACGCAGAGGCGAACGACCCTGTTCACCTCAAGAGACGGGTGGGACTCGTCAGTGGGGTGGCTCTAATCGTCGGCACGATGATCGGCTCCGGGATCTTCGTCTCGCCGTCGGGTCTGCTGTTGCGTACCGGCAGCGTCGGCCTCAGTTTCCTCGTGTGGACCTCGTGCGGTCTGCTGAGCCTCTGCGGCGCCCTCGCCTATGCCGAGCTGGGCACCATGAACACGAGCAGCGGCGCCGAGTACGCGTATTTCATGGACGCGTTCGGCGCCCCGCCTGCCTTCCTCTTCTCCTGGGTGTCCACCCTGGTGCTCAAGCCGTCGCAGATGGCGATCATCTGCCTGTCGTTCGCCCAGTACACCGTCGAGGCGTTCACCGTCGACTGCGAGCCGCCCGACCAGGTGGTCAAGATCGTCGCCCTGCTGGCGATCGTTCTGATACTCTTGATCAACTGCTACAGCGTCAATCTGGCCACCGGCGTGCAGAACGCCTTCACCGCCGCCAAACTGATGGCCATCCTCGTGGTGATAGCCGGCGGCTCGTACAAATTGATACAGGGTAACACGCAGCATCTGCAAACGGCGTTCGACACCATCGACGGTAGCACCATCAACATCGGCCGCCTCGCCACCGCCTTCTACACCGGGCTCTGGGCATACGACGGCTGGAATAATCTCAATTATGTGACCGAGGAGATCAAGAACCCTTCCAAGAATCTGCCCAGGTCTATCATGATCGGCATCCCGCTCGTCACGCTCTGCTACGCGCTCATCAACGTATCCTATCTGGCGGTCATGTCACCGTCAGAAATGATCGAGAGCGAGGCTGTGGCAGTG ACCTTCGGCAATCGAATACTGGGCGTGATGGCATGGCTGATGCCACTCTCCGTAGCGATCAGTACATTCGGGTCCGCTAACGGCACCCTGTTCGCCGCGGGTAGGCTCTGCTTCGCCGCGTCGCGACAGGGTCACCTGCTCGACTGCTTGAGCTACGTGCACGTGCGACGCTTCACTCCTGCCCCAGGCCTCATCTTCCATTCCCTCGTAGCAG CCAAATTACTGATTTCGCAGGCGCGATGGTTCTCTCCGGTAACATTGACTCGCTGA